One Synechococcus sp. CC9605 genomic window carries:
- a CDS encoding ABC transporter substrate-binding protein: MTKQLRNLLFAGLAIVLAVACSKPSTPTVGGTPIVLGYSNWAGWWPWAIAVEEKLFEKNGVNVEMKWFDGYVQSMETFAAGKIDGNSQTLNDTISFLPGENGGEVVVLVNDNSAGNDQIIADASITSITDLKGKTVAVEEGVVDDYLLSLALKDAGLSRDDVVIKGMPTDQAATAFAAGQVDAVGAFPPYTGTAMQREGAQVIASSKEYPGAIPDLLTVSGDLIKERPDDVQKIVKTWWDVREFMEKNREKSEAIMAKRAGIPTEEYEQYKDGTRFFSIEENLEAFSAGEGMKFMPFAAESMADFMVSVGFIPEKPDMSKLFDDSFIKKVAAS, encoded by the coding sequence ATGACCAAACAACTACGCAACCTACTTTTCGCCGGCCTCGCCATCGTGCTGGCTGTCGCTTGCTCCAAGCCCTCCACACCGACGGTGGGCGGCACACCAATTGTTTTGGGCTACAGCAACTGGGCCGGATGGTGGCCCTGGGCGATTGCCGTGGAGGAAAAGCTGTTCGAGAAGAACGGCGTAAATGTGGAGATGAAGTGGTTCGACGGCTACGTGCAGTCGATGGAAACCTTCGCCGCTGGCAAGATCGACGGCAACTCCCAAACCTTGAACGACACCATTTCCTTCCTGCCGGGTGAAAACGGCGGTGAAGTGGTGGTTTTGGTGAACGACAATTCTGCTGGCAATGACCAGATCATTGCCGATGCCTCCATCACATCCATCACCGATCTCAAAGGCAAGACCGTTGCTGTTGAGGAAGGCGTTGTGGATGACTACCTGCTCAGCCTGGCCCTCAAGGATGCGGGCCTGAGCCGCGACGACGTGGTGATCAAAGGCATGCCCACCGATCAGGCAGCCACTGCATTCGCGGCAGGTCAGGTTGATGCCGTTGGTGCCTTCCCTCCCTACACAGGTACCGCCATGCAGCGAGAAGGTGCGCAGGTGATCGCCAGTTCCAAGGAGTATCCCGGTGCCATTCCTGATCTGCTCACCGTCAGCGGTGATCTGATTAAGGAACGTCCCGACGATGTGCAGAAGATCGTGAAGACCTGGTGGGACGTTCGCGAGTTCATGGAAAAGAACCGCGAAAAATCCGAGGCGATCATGGCCAAGCGTGCCGGCATTCCCACGGAGGAATACGAGCAGTACAAAGACGGCACCCGCTTCTTCTCCATCGAGGAAAACCTCGAGGCCTTCAGCGCTGGTGAGGGAATGAAGTTCATGCCGTTCGCTGCTGAGTCGATGGCCGACTTCATGGTTTCGGTGGGCTTCATCCCTGAGAAACCAGACATGAGCAAGCTGTTTGACGACAGCTTCATCAAGAAGGTCGCCGCCTCCTGA
- a CDS encoding ABC transporter permease — protein MAATAAAARKGRSNGLLSLFTLGAMPSKAVRGGLQVASLLVPLLLWTAIASLGLVDEKFLPSPQAVFRSLASMAESGILFQDIVASTGRVFGGFLLATLLAVPIGICMGVYPAICAICEPLIAMLRYMPAAAFIPLLIIYLGIGEEPKIALIFLGTIYFNILMVMDAVKFVPKELIETTLTLGGRSRQVLVQVVARYSLPSIIDTLRINIATSWNLVVVAELVAAEVGLGKRIQLAQRFFRTDQIFAELIVLGLIGFAIDMGFRLLLRLSCKWAV, from the coding sequence ATGGCTGCCACGGCCGCTGCTGCCCGCAAGGGGAGAAGCAATGGGCTTCTTTCCCTGTTTACCCTTGGTGCCATGCCATCCAAGGCCGTGCGTGGCGGCCTGCAGGTTGCATCACTGCTGGTGCCACTCCTGCTCTGGACCGCCATCGCTTCCCTAGGACTGGTGGATGAAAAATTCCTTCCCTCTCCGCAGGCCGTATTCCGCTCCCTGGCCTCCATGGCCGAGAGCGGAATCCTTTTCCAGGATATTGTGGCCAGCACCGGTCGCGTGTTTGGAGGATTTCTTCTCGCCACACTTCTGGCGGTGCCGATCGGCATCTGCATGGGGGTGTACCCAGCGATCTGCGCGATTTGCGAGCCGCTGATTGCCATGCTGCGTTACATGCCTGCAGCGGCATTTATCCCTCTGCTGATCATCTACCTCGGCATCGGGGAGGAACCCAAGATCGCTCTGATTTTTCTCGGCACGATCTACTTCAACATCCTGATGGTGATGGATGCGGTGAAGTTCGTTCCCAAAGAACTCATCGAAACCACACTCACCCTGGGTGGTCGCAGCCGGCAGGTGCTGGTGCAAGTCGTCGCCCGCTACAGCCTGCCCAGCATCATCGACACCTTGCGAATCAACATCGCAACCTCCTGGAACCTTGTGGTGGTGGCTGAGCTGGTGGCCGCGGAAGTGGGCCTTGGCAAACGCATCCAGCTGGCTCAGCGCTTTTTCCGCACCGATCAGATCTTCGCCGAGTTGATCGTTCTCGGCTTGATCGGCTTCGCCATCGACATGGGATTCAGGCTGTTGCTGCGTCTCAGCTGCAAATGGGCGGTGTGA
- a CDS encoding ABC transporter ATP-binding protein produces MELIINNLSKRFGEKLILDHLSFSMKSGDFMALVGSSGSGKSTILRLVAGLDQPSSGSITVDGTPVSGPGPDRGMVFQKYSLYPWLNAAENVAFGMRLQRMKAAEIKERTAYFLEVVGLSDAATKLPRELSGGMQQRVAIARALATNPSILLLDEPFGALDLQIRESMQDFLLKLWQRTGLTVLLITHDVEEALVLAQRVHVLAPNPGRIIRSLDVDLDKTDLDQLRLSSDFLSMRRSLSVTMRELEPACS; encoded by the coding sequence TTGGAACTGATCATCAACAACCTCAGCAAGCGTTTCGGGGAGAAATTGATCCTCGATCACCTGTCGTTTTCCATGAAATCCGGAGACTTCATGGCCCTTGTGGGCAGCTCTGGGTCCGGGAAGAGCACGATTCTGCGGCTGGTTGCTGGTCTGGATCAACCGAGCAGCGGCAGCATCACTGTTGACGGCACCCCAGTCTCCGGTCCCGGGCCAGACCGGGGCATGGTGTTTCAGAAATACAGCCTTTATCCATGGCTCAACGCCGCTGAAAACGTTGCCTTCGGGATGCGACTTCAGCGGATGAAAGCAGCAGAGATCAAGGAGAGAACCGCCTATTTCCTCGAAGTGGTTGGCCTTAGTGACGCCGCCACAAAATTGCCGCGCGAACTGTCGGGCGGCATGCAGCAGAGGGTGGCCATCGCCCGGGCCCTCGCCACCAACCCCAGCATCCTGCTGCTGGATGAACCCTTCGGGGCTCTAGATCTACAGATCCGCGAATCGATGCAGGACTTCCTACTCAAGCTCTGGCAACGAACAGGCCTGACCGTTCTGCTGATCACCCACGACGTTGAAGAAGCTTTGGTGCTGGCCCAGCGAGTCCACGTGCTTGCCCCAAATCCAGGGCGAATCATTCGATCCCTCGATGTCGATCTCGATAAAACCGATCTCGATCAGCTGCGCCTAAGCAGCGACTTCCTCTCCATGCGTCGTTCCCTTTCCGTCACCATGCGGGAGCTGGAGCCGGCATGTTCCTGA
- a CDS encoding aromatic ring-hydroxylating oxygenase subunit alpha, with protein sequence MLNQTFLPASLYRGDEMHQWDIHTYANHYWHPVAAISHLQPGEVLAITMLDQPILLTWPEGEHPRAFRNRCPHRGVAFRHGGATGQSCRRLVCPYHGWTYNLRGELLAAAREADFEQNFDRQKWGLQELACRIDGPLIWIAFSDHALTLEEQLQLVHTEAGAAWNTASTLLRQSRSSLACNWKIAHDNTLDDYHVAIAHPTTLHREQGPVRDYRHRFSQHNNLLETPHPDGGRFLTFGLPPWSHLLVWPDGRLAWLEFIPKRPDRCTMQLHLFAGSDAMDAATADAWLKDMLTFLDEDKALVESVQHGYREDFQPGPPHQLEGRILHWQGLYRERLGSAGNSIEERSHEAISALRS encoded by the coding sequence GTGTTGAATCAGACGTTCCTTCCTGCATCGCTGTACCGCGGCGACGAGATGCATCAATGGGACATCCACACCTATGCCAACCACTACTGGCATCCGGTTGCAGCTATCAGCCATCTCCAACCGGGAGAGGTGCTGGCCATCACCATGCTGGATCAGCCAATTCTGCTCACCTGGCCCGAGGGAGAGCATCCCCGTGCTTTTCGCAACCGCTGTCCCCATCGCGGTGTTGCCTTTCGGCATGGCGGAGCAACGGGGCAGTCCTGTCGACGCTTGGTTTGTCCTTATCACGGCTGGACCTACAACCTGCGCGGAGAGCTGCTGGCCGCGGCGCGTGAAGCCGATTTTGAGCAGAACTTCGATCGGCAGAAATGGGGGTTGCAAGAGCTTGCCTGCCGCATCGATGGCCCATTGATCTGGATCGCTTTCAGCGACCATGCTCTAACGCTCGAGGAGCAGCTGCAGCTGGTTCATACCGAAGCCGGAGCAGCCTGGAACACTGCATCCACCCTGCTGCGACAGAGCCGAAGCAGCCTGGCCTGCAATTGGAAGATCGCCCACGACAACACACTTGACGACTACCACGTCGCCATTGCTCATCCGACAACGCTGCACCGCGAACAAGGGCCGGTGAGGGATTACCGACATCGCTTCAGCCAACACAACAACCTTCTGGAGACACCCCACCCGGACGGTGGTCGATTCCTCACCTTCGGGCTGCCGCCATGGAGCCATCTGCTGGTCTGGCCAGACGGGAGGTTGGCATGGCTGGAATTCATACCCAAACGACCCGACCGCTGCACGATGCAATTGCACCTGTTTGCAGGCAGCGACGCCATGGATGCAGCCACAGCCGACGCCTGGCTGAAGGACATGCTCACCTTTCTGGACGAAGACAAGGCTTTGGTTGAATCAGTCCAACACGGATATCGAGAGGATTTCCAGCCAGGGCCTCCGCATCAGCTGGAAGGAAGGATCCTGCATTGGCAGGGTCTCTACCGAGAACGGTTGGGATCAGCAGGAAACAGCATTGAGGAACGCAGCCATGAGGCCATCTCTGCATTGAGGAGCTGA
- the speB gene encoding agmatinase, with amino-acid sequence MSSPSDPSGAFQRSYPSEGMQALEKERKLPLTGWQQEVDQAKRFGLEAAESIVDRNISTFSRGELPHFAGINTFMKAPYLEDVNQVGNYDVAIVGVPHDCGTTYRPGTRFGPQGIRRISALYTPYNYEMGVDLREQITLCDVGDIFTIPANNEKSFDQISKGIAHVFSSGTFPIILGGDHSIGFPTVRGVCRHLGDKKVGIIHFDRHVDTQEIDLDERMHTCPWFHATNMANAPAENLVQLGIGGWQVPREGVKVCRERGTNVLTVTDITEMGLEAAAQYAIERATDGTDCVYISFDIDCIDAGFVPGTGWPEPGGLMPREALKLLELIVRNVPVCGLEIVEVSPPYDISDMTSLMATRVICDTMAHLVVSGQLPRKEKPEWISDTCNMNVDQKWR; translated from the coding sequence ATGTCATCCCCATCGGACCCTTCAGGGGCCTTCCAGCGTTCGTATCCCAGCGAAGGCATGCAGGCACTCGAGAAAGAACGCAAGCTTCCACTCACTGGCTGGCAGCAAGAAGTTGACCAGGCCAAACGCTTCGGGCTTGAAGCCGCCGAAAGCATTGTTGACCGCAACATCTCCACCTTCTCTAGAGGCGAGCTGCCGCATTTCGCCGGCATCAACACCTTCATGAAGGCGCCCTATTTAGAAGATGTGAACCAGGTGGGCAACTACGACGTCGCCATCGTTGGTGTACCCCACGACTGCGGCACCACCTACCGGCCCGGAACGCGCTTCGGCCCCCAGGGGATCCGACGAATATCAGCGCTTTACACCCCTTACAACTACGAAATGGGTGTCGACCTGCGTGAACAGATCACCCTCTGCGATGTGGGTGACATCTTCACGATCCCGGCCAACAACGAAAAGAGCTTCGATCAGATCTCCAAAGGCATCGCCCACGTCTTCTCGAGCGGCACCTTCCCGATCATCCTCGGTGGCGACCACTCGATCGGTTTCCCCACGGTGCGTGGGGTGTGTCGCCATCTCGGCGACAAAAAAGTGGGAATCATCCATTTCGATCGCCACGTCGACACCCAGGAGATCGACCTTGATGAGCGGATGCACACCTGCCCTTGGTTCCATGCCACAAACATGGCCAACGCCCCGGCAGAAAACCTGGTGCAGCTGGGCATTGGTGGTTGGCAAGTGCCTCGCGAGGGCGTCAAGGTCTGCAGGGAGCGGGGCACCAATGTGCTCACGGTGACCGACATCACTGAAATGGGGCTGGAAGCCGCAGCCCAATACGCCATTGAACGAGCCACCGATGGCACGGACTGCGTCTACATCTCCTTCGACATTGACTGCATCGATGCCGGCTTCGTGCCGGGAACTGGCTGGCCTGAGCCCGGTGGCTTGATGCCGCGAGAAGCGCTCAAGCTGCTCGAGCTGATCGTGCGCAACGTTCCCGTCTGCGGCCTGGAAATCGTTGAGGTTTCACCTCCCTACGACATCAGTGACATGACCTCCCTGATGGCCACCCGGGTTATTTGCGACACCATGGCCCACCTTGTGGTGAGCGGTCAGTTACCCCGCAAAGAGAAGCCGGAGTGGATCAGCGACACCTGCAACATGAACGTTGATCAGAAGTGGAGATAG
- a CDS encoding SDR family oxidoreductase produces MATFLVTGANRGIGLEYCRQLKARDDDVVAVCRQTSDELEGLRVRVEAGLELSDSQAIDDLVQRLDGLPLDGVILNAGILQSMGLMDLDPTGIRRQFEVNALAPLLLARALVDQMPSGAKLVLMTSRMGSIDDNSSGGSYGYRMSKVALNMAGKSLAIDLESRGIAVAILHPGLVRTRMIRFNPSGIPPEQSVKGLLARIDGLTMATSGSFWHANGELLPW; encoded by the coding sequence ATGGCGACATTTCTAGTCACCGGTGCCAACCGTGGGATCGGCTTGGAATACTGCAGGCAGCTCAAGGCCCGGGATGATGACGTGGTGGCGGTTTGCCGTCAAACCAGTGATGAACTCGAGGGTCTGCGGGTGCGGGTGGAAGCCGGCCTTGAGTTGAGCGACAGCCAAGCCATTGATGACCTGGTGCAGCGTCTGGATGGTTTGCCCCTCGATGGCGTCATCCTCAATGCCGGGATTTTGCAGTCGATGGGCCTGATGGATTTGGATCCCACCGGGATTCGACGCCAGTTTGAGGTGAATGCCCTTGCTCCTTTGCTGCTGGCCAGGGCGTTGGTGGATCAGATGCCCAGTGGCGCCAAGTTGGTGCTGATGACCAGCCGCATGGGGTCCATCGACGACAACAGCTCGGGAGGTTCCTATGGCTATCGGATGTCGAAGGTGGCCCTCAACATGGCTGGAAAATCGTTGGCGATTGACCTGGAATCGCGGGGCATCGCCGTGGCGATTTTGCATCCCGGATTGGTGCGCACCCGCATGATTCGCTTCAATCCCAGCGGGATCCCCCCCGAGCAGTCGGTGAAGGGTCTGCTGGCACGGATCGATGGCTTAACCATGGCCACCAGCGGCAGCTTCTGGCATGCCAATGGTGAGTTGTTGCCGTGGTGA
- the hypB gene encoding hydrogenase nickel incorporation protein HypB, translated as MHMPLEDTLGLNLLAANNHQAEHNNEHFQSWELLCLNLMSSPGAGKTALLERSLPALARELSMAVLEGDMTTQLDADRLETVGIPVVPITTGRACHLDAAMVSGGLKLLQQRLDPSALDLLLVENVGNLVCPAEFDVGEHHKVALLSVTEGDDKPLKYPLMFRNADLVLITKVDLLPHLPVDVAAIRRNIQSINPNATVIEVSALTGEGLDAWHIWVRQVLASRTTTTPALATA; from the coding sequence ATGCATATGCCTCTTGAGGACACCCTCGGCCTCAATCTGCTTGCCGCCAACAACCATCAGGCCGAACACAACAACGAACATTTCCAGAGCTGGGAACTGCTTTGCCTCAACCTGATGAGCAGCCCAGGCGCAGGAAAAACCGCCCTGCTCGAACGGTCCCTCCCTGCCTTGGCTCGCGAACTCAGCATGGCCGTGCTGGAAGGCGACATGACCACCCAGCTGGATGCCGACCGCTTGGAAACTGTTGGCATCCCGGTGGTGCCCATCACCACAGGCAGAGCCTGCCACCTTGATGCGGCCATGGTGAGTGGTGGCCTGAAGTTGCTGCAACAACGGCTCGATCCTTCCGCGCTGGATTTACTGCTCGTGGAAAACGTGGGCAACCTGGTCTGCCCTGCGGAATTTGACGTTGGGGAACACCACAAAGTGGCGTTGCTCAGCGTGACCGAGGGCGATGACAAGCCGCTCAAGTACCCCCTGATGTTCCGCAACGCGGATCTGGTGCTGATCACCAAGGTGGATCTTCTGCCCCACCTGCCTGTGGATGTGGCAGCGATCCGCCGCAACATCCAGAGCATCAATCCCAACGCCACGGTGATCGAGGTCTCCGCCCTGACAGGTGAAGGCCTGGATGCCTGGCACATCTGGGTGCGGCAAGTCCTCGCCAGCCGGACCACCACAACCCCTGCTCTGGCCACCGCCTGA
- a CDS encoding hydrogenase maturation nickel metallochaperone HypA yields MHEVDMTKCLLISLNEWRDRREDTSAMVETVHLDVGRFTCVEPDQLVTTYNAAVQGTWLDGSRLTITEIPFLGRCLICNGTYDPVPENAYRSPCCDHPLEEIVSGRELRIRSIDYRSDAAAALESAPIQRQR; encoded by the coding sequence ATGCATGAAGTCGACATGACCAAGTGCCTGCTGATCTCCCTGAATGAATGGCGCGACCGTCGCGAAGACACCTCTGCGATGGTCGAAACCGTTCATCTCGATGTGGGGCGATTCACCTGCGTTGAACCCGATCAGTTGGTGACCACTTACAACGCTGCGGTGCAGGGCACCTGGCTGGATGGATCCCGGCTCACGATCACGGAAATCCCCTTTCTGGGCCGCTGCTTGATCTGCAACGGCACCTACGACCCCGTGCCCGAAAACGCCTATCGCTCTCCCTGCTGCGATCACCCGCTTGAGGAGATCGTCAGCGGTAGGGAATTGCGCATCCGCAGCATCGATTACCGCAGCGATGCCGCCGCTGCCCTTGAGTCCGCTCCAATCCAGCGTCAGCGCTGA
- a CDS encoding phenylpyruvate tautomerase MIF-related protein, producing the protein MPLINVRTSLPALKDGSALLQELSYELADQTGKPEAYVMTLLETGVPMTFAGSHEPCAYVEVKSIGALRPPAMTAAFCELIQARTGIPANRVYIGFEDVQASCWGWNGNTFG; encoded by the coding sequence ATGCCTCTGATTAATGTGCGCACGTCGCTTCCAGCACTGAAAGACGGATCGGCGTTGTTGCAGGAGCTTTCGTATGAGTTGGCCGATCAGACGGGTAAACCGGAGGCCTACGTGATGACGCTTCTGGAGACAGGCGTTCCGATGACCTTCGCCGGCAGTCATGAGCCCTGTGCCTATGTCGAGGTGAAATCGATCGGTGCGCTGCGTCCGCCTGCGATGACAGCTGCGTTCTGTGAGCTGATTCAGGCGAGGACGGGAATCCCCGCCAACCGGGTGTACATCGGGTTTGAGGATGTGCAGGCCAGCTGCTGGGGATGGAACGGCAACACCTTTGGCTGA